TCGTTCGACCTTCGCCGATCCCAAGCAGCATCTGATGATCGGCGAGGAGATCGCGCAGCGGCCCGACGGCTCGGTGACGGAGATCCAGGCCGACGGCATCGCGCTTTCTCCGGATGCGCGCTGGCTCTATTACCGGCCGCTGACCGACCATAATTATTGGCGCGTGCCGACGTCGGCCTTGCGCGATGCCAGGCTTTCCGACTTGGAGCTTGCCAAGAAGGTCGAGTATCTCGGCAGCTCGGTGCTGAGCGGCGGTCTTATCATGGATGGAAACGGCACGCTTTATGGAGGCGATCTCGAGCACGGCACCGTGGTTTCACTGACCATGACGCCAGGAAATAAGTTGCGCTCAAAAGTCTTCGCCAGCGATCCATCAAAGCTTTCCTGGGCGGATGGTTTTGCGATCAGCGGCGGCTACCTCTACATCGCCGATTCCCATCTTTGGGAAGTTGCGTTCAAGAACAATATGCCACGCTCCGGTCCCTTTACGATCTTCAAGGTCAAACTTCCGCATTAAGCCTGGCGCGAACGGCGGCGCGGCCAGGCAAGCATCGGCGAAGCCGATCTCGCCGGGGCTAATCAATTTGCGGAAAATGCGATAATGGAGCATCCGCTGCCGGCGCGAAGCGGACTCATCTCGCCGCGCGATCGCTGACCGCCACCTCGGTGTTCGCCGGCAAATCGGGAAAGGTCAATTCCCATCCCCCGCCGAGCGCCTTGAAGAGCTGGACGAGATTAAGCGAGACGTTTGTCGTGCTGGTCGCATATTGCTGTTCCGCCTGCAGCAGCGATCTTTGCGCGTCGAGTACCGAGAGGAACTCCGTCACGCCGTCAGTATAGCGGGTGCGGGCAAGCGCCAGTGCCTGGCGGGAATGCTCGGATTGAGCCTTCAGCCTGCCGCGGCGGTTCTGTTCCAGGCGATACGCGACGAGCGCGTTGACGACGTCATGCCAGGCCTGCAGCACCGTCTTGTGATACGTGATCGCCGCTTCCTGCTGCTGGGCATCGCGCAGTTCGAGGGTGCTCTTCAGCTTGCCGCCCGCGAAGATCGGCAGCGAAACGCTCGGGCCGACCATGTATTGCAGCGAACTGCCCTTCCAGAGGTTTCTGATGTCGAGCGCGTCGAAACCCACCGTGCCGTTTAACTGGACGCTCGGATAGAACGCTCCGACGGCAACGCCGATATTGGCGGTGGCTGCATGCAGTTGGGCCTCAGCCGCACGAATGTCCGGCCGGCGACGCGCCAGTTCGGAAGGAATTCCGAGTGGAACGCGCGGCGGCGCCGGAGGGACCAGCCTTGGCCGGCGGAGCTCGGCTTGCAATGCTCCGGGCGACTCGTCCAGCAGCAAACAGAGGGCATTGATGTATTGGGATTCCTCTTGTTGCAGCGTCGGCAGTTGCGCGCGAATGCTTTCGACCTGCGCCGCGGCATTCTCGACGTCTAGGCTGTTCTGCAGACCGCGTTGTTGCCGTTCCTGCACGAGCTGAAGGATGTCGCGGCCAATCTTCAGATTGTCATTCGCGATCCTGATCTGCGTCTGGGCGCCGCGCAGCTGGATATAGTCGCGTGCGAGTTCGGCGAGGCTTGAGACAAGCGCATCACGGCGTTGGTCCGCGGCCTGATCAACCTGTGCGTCGGCGGCTTCGACCTGCCTGCGGACCTTGCCCCAGAGATCGAGTTCCCATGAGGCATCGAACCCGACATTGTAGTCGTTGATCGCGCCAGGATTGAAACTGCTCCCTGGCGCAAGAAGACCGCTCAACAGGCTGACGATCCCGTTCTGACTGTATAGTTCCCGGGTATACTTGGCGTCGCCATTGATCGACGGAAACGCCGCCGCGGCCGTTACGCCACGTTGAAACCGGCTTTGGGCCAGCCGGATCGTCGCGGTTCGCACGTCGAGATTGGCGTCGGCAACACGGCGCGCGAGATCGGTCAGGACCGGGTCGCGGAACGCTACCCACCATGCCGGATCGGTTGGCGGCGGCAATCGTGCATCGGCCACAGCGACGCCCTTGTCATCCATGAACGATGTCTGCGGCAACTGCGGATCCGGCGGCGCGAAGTTCGGTCCGACTGTGCAACCGGCGGCGAGCAAAGGCGCGATCATCGCAGCGACAATTCGTCTTTTTTTGCCCCGGAACAGCATCAATGCGCCCCTGGCGGACGCCCGCCGCCGGTTTTCGCCGATAGCAGAAAGCAGAACGGTACCATGAAAAATGCGACGATGGCGCAATAATAGAACACGTCGGAATACGCCAACACGGTCGCCTGGAGCCGGTACGCCTGATAGACTTGCCCGACCGCAACGTCGTGAACCGCGGCACCCGCGCGGCCCATCGCCCGCAGCGTCTGTTCATAGGTCGCGATCAGGGCCTGATAGGGTTGATGGAACGGGCTCGCCCATTGCGACAAGTAGGTTTGATGAACCTGCGAGCGTTGGATGATTTCTGCCGTCGAGAGCGAAATTCCGATTGAGCCGAACACGTTGCGAAACATTGCGAACAATGCGGCGCCATCACCGTTGAGCTCGCGCGGCAGCGTCAAATAGGCGACCGTGCTGATCGGTACAAACAGAAAGGCGAGAGCGGCGGTTTGGAATGTCCGCATCATCACGAGCGTGCCAAAATCGATGTTCGGCGCGAGACCGCTGGAGAAAACAAGAGCGCATCCCATAATCAGGAAGCCAAGTGCGATAACATAGCGCGTCTGCAACACGGTCATCAGCCGGCCGACGAGAGGTATCAGTACGATAACGGCAATCCCGCCGGGGGAAAGCACAAGTCCGGCCCATGTCGCCGTGTAGTTGAGGGTCTGCTGCGCAAATTGGGGAATGACGACGGCGCTGGCGTAGAGGATCGCACCGGTTGCCCCGATCATGATGCAGCCCGCAGTGAAATTGCGATCGGTGAACACGATAGGATTGACGATCGGCTTCCGCGCGATCAGGAGCCAGCCGATCGCCCCGAGAATGCCGAGGAAGGCCAGAAGCGCCATCAGGCAGATGAAGTTGGATTCGAACCAGGCCTCGTCCTCGCCGCGATCCATCATGATCTGAAGGGCTCCGAGCCCCAGGGTGATCAACGACAATCCGATGTAGTCGATGCCGCGGCGTCTTTTGTTTTTTTCCCAGGGAGGATCCTCGACCAGCATCGAGACCAGAAACACGGCGATAATGCCGACCGGGATGTTCAGAAAGAATATCCAGCGCCAGTTTGCCTGGTCGGTGATGTAGCCGCCAAGTGTCGGACCCAGGACCGGAGCTACCACGGTGGCGATGGCCGCAACCCCAAAAGCTGCGCTGCGTTTGGCCGGCGGAAAGGTGTCGAGGATGATGGATTGCTGGTTTGGCTGCAATCCGCCGCCAAAGAAACCCTGGGCCAACCGATAGATGATCAATTGGGTAAGACTGCTCGCGGTGCCGCAGAGAAACGAGCAGACTGTGAACATCGCGATGCAGATGACAAAATACCGCTTGCGGCCAAGCAGGTCACCCAGCCAGCCAGAGATCGTCAACACGATGCCGTTGGCAACGAGGTATGATGTCAGCGCCCAAGTGGCCTCGTCGCTGCTCGACGACAGACTGCCGGCGATATGCGGCAGCGCCACGTTCACGATGGTCGTGTCGAGAACTTCCATGAACGCTGCAAGCGTGACAGCGATCGCGATCAGCCACGGATTGTACTGCGGTTTCCAGGACGCGTCCGCATCGGCTGTTGCGGCTTCGGCGCTCATCTCACGGCCACCGTTGGCTCGACGGATATTCCGAGCGGCAGCGGGATGTTCGGGTTCAGGCCGCTGTCGATGACGATCTTGACCGGAACGCGCTGCACCACCTTGACGAAGTTGCCTGTCGCATTCTCAGGCGGGAACGCTGTGAACTTCGATCCGGAGCCGAGCTGAATGCTATCCACGTGCCCCCGCAGATCGAGCGTCGGATACGCATCCACCTTGATCTTGACCGGCTGCCCCTTTCCCATATCAGCGAGCTGGCTCTCCTTGAAGTTCGCTGTCACCCAGACTTCCGGCGC
This portion of the Bradyrhizobium sp. AZCC 2262 genome encodes:
- a CDS encoding DHA2 family efflux MFS transporter permease subunit, which encodes MSAEAATADADASWKPQYNPWLIAIAVTLAAFMEVLDTTIVNVALPHIAGSLSSSSDEATWALTSYLVANGIVLTISGWLGDLLGRKRYFVICIAMFTVCSFLCGTASSLTQLIIYRLAQGFFGGGLQPNQQSIILDTFPPAKRSAAFGVAAIATVVAPVLGPTLGGYITDQANWRWIFFLNIPVGIIAVFLVSMLVEDPPWEKNKRRRGIDYIGLSLITLGLGALQIMMDRGEDEAWFESNFICLMALLAFLGILGAIGWLLIARKPIVNPIVFTDRNFTAGCIMIGATGAILYASAVVIPQFAQQTLNYTATWAGLVLSPGGIAVIVLIPLVGRLMTVLQTRYVIALGFLIMGCALVFSSGLAPNIDFGTLVMMRTFQTAALAFLFVPISTVAYLTLPRELNGDGAALFAMFRNVFGSIGISLSTAEIIQRSQVHQTYLSQWASPFHQPYQALIATYEQTLRAMGRAGAAVHDVAVGQVYQAYRLQATVLAYSDVFYYCAIVAFFMVPFCFLLSAKTGGGRPPGAH
- a CDS encoding efflux transporter outer membrane subunit — translated: MIAPLLAAGCTVGPNFAPPDPQLPQTSFMDDKGVAVADARLPPPTDPAWWVAFRDPVLTDLARRVADANLDVRTATIRLAQSRFQRGVTAAAAFPSINGDAKYTRELYSQNGIVSLLSGLLAPGSSFNPGAINDYNVGFDASWELDLWGKVRRQVEAADAQVDQAADQRRDALVSSLAELARDYIQLRGAQTQIRIANDNLKIGRDILQLVQERQQRGLQNSLDVENAAAQVESIRAQLPTLQQEESQYINALCLLLDESPGALQAELRRPRLVPPAPPRVPLGIPSELARRRPDIRAAEAQLHAATANIGVAVGAFYPSVQLNGTVGFDALDIRNLWKGSSLQYMVGPSVSLPIFAGGKLKSTLELRDAQQQEAAITYHKTVLQAWHDVVNALVAYRLEQNRRGRLKAQSEHSRQALALARTRYTDGVTEFLSVLDAQRSLLQAEQQYATSTTNVSLNLVQLFKALGGGWELTFPDLPANTEVAVSDRAAR